One Aquamicrobium sp. genomic region harbors:
- the recF gene encoding DNA replication/repair protein RecF: protein MQTHVARLSLADFRNYSSLALDFAPGAVVLTGDNGAGKTNLLEAISFLSPGRGLRRAVLEDVARAGATGGFAVHARLEGAFGEVEIGTGTFGEPGEAAGRKVRINGVAVRSADEMLDFVRVMWLTPSMDALFTGPAAERRRFIDRLVLAIDPAHGRRALDYEKAMRGRNRLLADNVRDDAWFEAIETQMAETGAAIAAARVEIVRLLGVMIERLPGDGPFPQADVALSGTLEEMLPGMAAVDAEEAFRRALADNRGRDRAAGRTLDGPHRSDLLVRHRPKDMAAELCSTGEQKALLTGLVLSHARLVAELSGAAPILLLDEIAAHLDAGRRAALFSILDDLGCQAFMTGTDPELFSSIRGTAQFLTVSGGQVTPG from the coding sequence ATGCAAACCCATGTCGCGCGCCTGTCGCTGGCCGATTTCCGCAACTATTCCAGCCTCGCGCTCGATTTCGCGCCCGGCGCGGTGGTGCTGACCGGCGACAACGGTGCCGGCAAGACCAACCTTCTCGAAGCCATCTCCTTCCTGTCGCCGGGACGCGGCCTGCGCCGCGCCGTGCTTGAGGATGTCGCCCGCGCCGGCGCCACCGGCGGCTTCGCCGTCCATGCCCGGCTCGAAGGCGCGTTCGGCGAGGTCGAGATCGGCACCGGCACGTTCGGCGAGCCGGGCGAGGCCGCCGGGCGCAAGGTGCGGATCAACGGCGTCGCCGTCCGCTCGGCCGACGAGATGCTCGACTTTGTGCGCGTGATGTGGCTGACGCCGTCGATGGACGCGCTGTTCACCGGCCCGGCCGCCGAGCGCCGCCGATTCATCGACCGGCTGGTGCTGGCCATCGACCCGGCCCACGGCCGCCGCGCGCTCGACTACGAGAAGGCGATGCGCGGCCGCAACCGGCTGCTCGCCGACAATGTCCGCGACGACGCCTGGTTCGAGGCGATCGAGACGCAGATGGCCGAGACCGGCGCGGCCATCGCCGCCGCCCGAGTCGAGATCGTGCGGCTGCTCGGCGTGATGATCGAGCGCCTGCCCGGCGACGGCCCGTTCCCGCAGGCCGATGTCGCGCTTTCCGGCACGCTGGAGGAGATGCTGCCGGGCATGGCGGCGGTCGACGCCGAGGAGGCGTTCCGCCGCGCCCTCGCCGACAATCGCGGCCGCGACCGCGCCGCCGGCCGCACCCTCGACGGCCCGCACCGCTCCGACCTTCTCGTGCGCCATCGGCCGAAGGACATGGCGGCGGAGCTATGCTCGACCGGCGAGCAGAAGGCGCTGCTGACAGGGCTCGTCCTGTCGCATGCCCGGCTGGTGGCGGAACTGTCGGGCGCGGCGCCGATCCTGCTCCTCGACGAGATCGCCGCCCATCTCGACGCGGGCCGCCGCGCGGCGCTGTTCTCCATCCTCGACGATCTCGGCTGCCAGGCCTTCATGACCGGCACGGACCCCGAGCTTTTCTCCAGCATCCGGGGAACGGCGCAGTTCCTGACCGTGTCCGGCGGGCAGGTCACGCCCGGCTGA
- the moeB gene encoding molybdopterin-synthase adenylyltransferase MoeB, with product MTEALSEPELERYARHVVLPEIGGAGQQRLKRARVLVVGAGGLGAPALAYLAAAGVGTLGIVDDDTVALSNLQRQIIHDTGHIGRPKVESATAAILRINPHVTVETHALRLDTDNAGALVAAYDIVVDGTDNFAARYAMADACAAARRPLVAAAIGRFDGSVTVLKPYERDAQGRPNPSFRDLFPEAPPPGLVPSCAEAGVVGALVGVVGSLQAMETIKLIAGIGEPLVGRLLMYDGLGARFETVRYAARSAREGR from the coding sequence ATGACTGAAGCGCTCTCCGAACCCGAGCTCGAACGCTACGCCCGCCATGTCGTGCTGCCGGAGATCGGCGGCGCGGGCCAGCAGAGGCTGAAGCGCGCCCGCGTCCTCGTCGTCGGGGCGGGCGGGCTCGGCGCGCCGGCTCTCGCCTATCTCGCGGCGGCCGGCGTCGGCACGCTCGGCATCGTCGACGACGACACGGTCGCGCTGTCCAACCTGCAACGGCAGATCATCCATGACACGGGCCACATCGGCCGACCGAAGGTGGAGAGCGCGACCGCAGCGATTCTCCGTATCAACCCGCATGTGACGGTGGAGACCCATGCCCTGCGGCTCGACACGGACAATGCCGGGGCGCTGGTCGCCGCCTACGACATCGTCGTCGACGGCACCGACAATTTCGCCGCCCGCTATGCGATGGCCGATGCCTGCGCCGCCGCGCGCCGGCCGCTCGTCGCCGCCGCCATCGGCCGCTTCGACGGCTCGGTGACGGTACTGAAGCCCTATGAGCGCGACGCGCAAGGCCGCCCGAACCCGTCGTTCCGCGACCTCTTTCCCGAGGCGCCGCCGCCCGGCCTCGTCCCGTCCTGCGCCGAGGCCGGGGTGGTCGGGGCGCTGGTCGGCGTCGTCGGCTCGCTGCAGGCGATGGAGACGATCAAGCTGATCGCCGGCATCGGCGAGCCGCTGGTCGGCCGCCTCCTGATGTATGACGGCCTCGGTGCGCGCTTCGAGACCGTGCGCTACGCGGCGCGGTCCGCGCGCGAAGGGCGCTGA
- a CDS encoding ActS/PrrB/RegB family redox-sensitive histidine kinase, with translation MDAKLGRPDPTRIHHLRLNTLIRLRWLAIIGQSATVLFVAYWLEFPLPVSMCFALIAASGWLNLFLAFRYPPTHRLPPGFAFAILLFDAIQLVGLLYMTGGLTNPFSVLMIVPVVVSATSLPARLTLLLWLAVVGLATLLAFFHLPLPWFPGTALVVPFVYIAGMWMAVFSTMTFTAFYAYRVAEEARLLATALSATELILQREQHLSALDGLAAAAAHELGTPLATITLVAKEMERELSEDSRFAEDVTLLRSQAERCREILKRLTSLSGEGEAHMARLPFTSLIEEVIAPHRNFGIDIVLEPGERQGSEPVGRRNPGVIYGLGNLVENAVDFARERVTLAWRWNDARVELTLSDDGPGYPPEIVDRIGEPYMSKRTARDGGGGGGLGLGLFIAKTLLERSGAQVAFGNAGEPGKGAIVTVSWPRQAFLASAGGGEIAY, from the coding sequence ATGGATGCTAAACTGGGCCGGCCCGATCCGACGCGAATCCACCATCTGCGGCTGAACACGCTGATCCGCCTGCGCTGGCTGGCGATCATCGGCCAGAGCGCGACCGTGCTCTTCGTCGCCTACTGGCTCGAATTCCCGCTGCCGGTCTCGATGTGCTTCGCGCTGATCGCGGCCTCCGGATGGCTCAACCTCTTCCTCGCCTTCCGCTATCCGCCGACCCACCGCCTGCCGCCGGGCTTCGCCTTCGCCATCCTGCTGTTCGACGCCATCCAGCTCGTCGGCCTGCTCTACATGACCGGCGGCCTGACCAATCCGTTCTCGGTGCTGATGATCGTGCCGGTCGTCGTCTCGGCGACGTCGCTGCCGGCGCGGCTGACGCTCCTGCTGTGGCTCGCGGTCGTCGGGCTGGCGACGCTGCTTGCCTTCTTCCATTTGCCGCTGCCGTGGTTCCCGGGCACGGCGCTCGTCGTCCCCTTCGTCTACATCGCCGGCATGTGGATGGCGGTGTTCTCGACCATGACCTTCACCGCCTTCTACGCCTATCGCGTCGCCGAGGAGGCGCGGCTTCTCGCCACCGCGCTGTCGGCGACCGAGCTGATCCTGCAACGCGAGCAGCACCTTTCGGCGCTGGACGGGCTGGCGGCGGCGGCCGCGCACGAGCTCGGCACGCCGCTCGCCACCATCACCCTCGTCGCCAAGGAGATGGAGCGCGAGCTGTCAGAGGATTCGCGCTTCGCCGAGGACGTCACCCTCCTGCGCTCGCAGGCCGAGCGCTGCCGCGAGATCCTCAAGCGGCTGACCAGCCTTTCGGGCGAGGGCGAGGCGCACATGGCGCGCCTGCCCTTCACTTCGCTGATCGAGGAGGTGATCGCGCCGCACCGCAATTTCGGCATCGACATCGTGCTGGAGCCGGGCGAGCGGCAGGGGTCGGAGCCGGTCGGCCGGCGCAATCCGGGCGTCATTTACGGGCTCGGCAACTTGGTCGAGAACGCGGTCGATTTCGCCCGCGAGCGCGTCACGCTCGCATGGCGCTGGAACGACGCCCGCGTCGAGCTGACGCTCAGCGACGACGGGCCGGGCTATCCGCCAGAGATCGTCGACCGGATCGGCGAGCCCTATATGTCGAAGCGCACCGCGCGCGATGGCGGTGGCGGCGGTGGGCTGGGGCTCGGCCTGTTCATCGCCAAGACGCTGCTCGAGCGCTCGGGCGCGCAGGTCGCCTTCGGCAATGCCGGCGAGCCGGGCAAGGGCGCCATCGTCACCGTTTCGTGGCCGCGGCAGGCGTTCCTCGCCTCGGCGGGAGGGGGCGAGATCGCCTATTGA
- a CDS encoding ActR/PrrA/RegA family redox response regulator transcription factor: MTDEKAFDPSDVLGEDRSLLLVEDDRPFLTRLARAMESRGFQVDTADSVEEALAKVKAGAPAYAVVDMRLGDGNGLDVVAAIREKREDARTVILTGYGNIATAVTAVKLGAVDYLSKPADADDVFAALTRTTNDKVAPPENPMSADRVRWEHIQRVYEMCDRNVSETARRLNMHRRTLQRILAKRAPR; the protein is encoded by the coding sequence ATGACCGATGAAAAAGCCTTCGACCCGTCCGACGTTCTGGGCGAGGACCGCTCGCTTCTGCTTGTCGAGGACGACAGGCCGTTCCTGACCCGGCTGGCCCGCGCCATGGAAAGCCGCGGCTTTCAGGTCGATACGGCCGACAGCGTCGAGGAGGCGCTGGCCAAGGTGAAGGCCGGCGCGCCGGCCTATGCCGTGGTCGACATGCGGCTCGGCGACGGCAACGGCCTCGACGTGGTCGCCGCCATCCGCGAGAAGCGCGAGGACGCCCGCACCGTCATCCTGACCGGCTACGGCAACATCGCCACCGCCGTGACGGCGGTGAAGCTCGGCGCGGTTGACTATCTGTCGAAGCCCGCCGACGCCGACGACGTGTTCGCCGCGCTGACGCGCACCACCAACGACAAGGTCGCTCCGCCGGAAAACCCGATGTCGGCCGACCGCGTGCGCTGGGAGCATATCCAGCGCGTCTACGAGATGTGCGACCGCAACGTGTCGGAAACCGCCCGCCGGCTCAACATGCACCGCCGGACCTTGCAGCGCATCCTCGCCAAGCGCGCGCCGCGCTAG
- a CDS encoding IS481 family transposase codes for MNIHKNARLTPLRREEMALSVIEGRLSQAHAARTYGVSAKIVARWVERYKAEGRSGMGDRSSRPAHMPQATAASIAERIVVLRRLRWTGKHIAHEVGVSPATVSRVLRRAELSRLKDIEPAAPVRRYERAHPGEMIHIDIKKLGRFDRVGHRITGDRRGQSNSRGIGWEFVHVAIDDASRIAFSQILPDEKKQSAVAFLTAAVAYYASLGITVTRVMTDNGSCYRSKAFARACREFGLKHIRTRPYTPRTNGKAERFIQTALREWAYAVAYPTSRHRAAELPIWLHRYNWHRPHGSLKSKPPISRLHLTGDNLLRLHS; via the coding sequence ATGAACATCCACAAGAATGCCCGCCTGACGCCGTTGCGTCGAGAGGAGATGGCGCTGTCGGTGATTGAGGGGCGTCTTTCCCAAGCCCATGCGGCACGGACCTATGGCGTGTCGGCGAAGATCGTGGCGCGCTGGGTGGAGCGCTACAAGGCGGAAGGGCGGTCCGGCATGGGCGACCGATCCTCGCGGCCCGCCCATATGCCGCAGGCCACCGCGGCGTCGATCGCCGAGCGTATTGTGGTGCTGCGTCGGCTGCGCTGGACCGGCAAGCACATTGCCCATGAGGTTGGCGTCTCGCCGGCCACCGTCAGCCGGGTGCTCAGGCGCGCCGAGCTGTCGCGGCTCAAGGACATCGAGCCGGCCGCGCCGGTCAGGCGCTACGAACGTGCCCATCCCGGCGAGATGATCCATATCGACATCAAGAAACTCGGCCGGTTCGACCGCGTCGGCCATCGCATCACCGGCGATCGGCGCGGCCAGTCCAACAGTCGCGGCATCGGCTGGGAGTTCGTCCATGTCGCCATCGACGATGCCTCGCGCATCGCCTTCAGCCAGATCCTGCCCGACGAGAAGAAGCAAAGCGCCGTCGCCTTCCTCACGGCGGCAGTCGCCTACTACGCCAGCCTCGGAATCACCGTCACTCGCGTCATGACCGACAACGGCTCGTGCTATCGCTCGAAGGCTTTCGCGCGCGCTTGCCGCGAATTCGGCCTCAAGCACATCCGAACCAGGCCCTACACGCCGCGCACAAACGGCAAGGCCGAGCGCTTCATCCAGACCGCCTTGCGCGAGTGGGCCTATGCCGTGGCCTATCCGACATCACGCCACCGTGCCGCTGAACTGCCGATCTGGCTCCACCGCTACAATTGGCATCGCCCGCATGGCAGCCTAAAGTCCAAACCACCAATCAGTCGCCTCCATCTAACCGGCGACAACCTCTTGAGGCTCCACAGCTAG
- a CDS encoding transglycosylase domain-containing protein, giving the protein MASRKRTGRIEPSFDGFSGHEAQDGFRLSADDRVMPPSRKAAKGHAGKAQGGRARRAEPELGPAKRSAAPARAGGRGRRGRKRARGGGVFAFMRRSVYWAMVLALWAGIAGAGLVAYYGAQMPAATTWAVPDRPPNVRIVDVNSQLVANRGMTGGEAVGLHEMSPFIPQAVIAIEDRRFHSHFGVDPIGLTRAMVSNVLDRRVSQGGSTLTQQLAKNLFLKPERTIERKVQEVLMALWLERTHTKDQILEMYLNRVYFGSGSYGVEAASRRYFGKSARDVSLSEAALLAGLLKAPSRLSPARDPKAAENRAQIVLAAMRDQGMIGDSQLAAAISTPAVRAAAYWTGSEHYLADRVMEELPQLIGEVRSDLVVETTVDLVLQTFAEASIRRLIDAEGKKHNVSQGALVSIDASGAVRAMVGGYDYATSQFDRASEARRQPGSAFKPFVFMAAMENGMSPDTVLNDAPIKIGKWAPKNYNDKYYGRVSLTTALARSLNSVAVQLAQAVGPAAIVETAWRMGIESNLEPNLSIALGTSEVTPLELTAAYVPFANGGFRPDIHFVKRIRNVKGEVLYEHRGASGPRIARPEVIGAMNTMMAQTISDGTARRAAFGWPAAGKTGTSQNARDAWFVGYTANLTTGVWFGNDNGAPTKNITGGSLPAAAWNEFMAAAHEGVPVAALPGGWSSGGNQGLIGRIGDILRNEPNETAAAPQASAPRPVPQAATARPSAPQAAPQAAPPAPPAPVGDRTASIRRPVPKADVGPATQRPERQPGSIMDIILGN; this is encoded by the coding sequence ATGGCGAGCCGCAAACGCACAGGACGCATAGAGCCGAGCTTCGACGGCTTCTCCGGCCACGAGGCGCAGGACGGCTTTCGCCTCAGCGCCGACGACCGGGTGATGCCGCCGTCGCGCAAGGCGGCGAAGGGCCATGCCGGCAAGGCGCAAGGAGGCAGGGCGCGCCGCGCCGAGCCAGAACTGGGCCCGGCCAAACGCTCCGCCGCTCCGGCGCGTGCTGGCGGGCGCGGCAGACGAGGGCGCAAGCGGGCCCGTGGCGGCGGCGTCTTCGCCTTCATGCGCCGCTCGGTCTACTGGGCGATGGTGCTGGCGCTGTGGGCCGGCATCGCCGGCGCCGGGCTGGTGGCCTATTACGGGGCGCAGATGCCGGCGGCCACGACATGGGCCGTGCCCGACCGGCCGCCCAACGTGCGCATCGTCGACGTCAACAGCCAGCTCGTCGCCAATCGTGGCATGACCGGCGGCGAGGCGGTCGGCCTGCACGAGATGTCGCCCTTCATCCCGCAGGCGGTGATCGCCATCGAGGACCGGCGCTTCCATTCGCATTTCGGCGTCGACCCCATCGGCCTCACCCGCGCCATGGTCTCAAACGTCCTCGATCGCCGCGTCAGCCAGGGCGGCTCGACGCTGACCCAGCAGCTCGCCAAGAACCTGTTCCTCAAGCCCGAGCGCACCATCGAGCGCAAGGTGCAGGAGGTGCTGATGGCGCTGTGGCTGGAGCGCACCCACACCAAGGACCAGATCCTCGAGATGTATCTGAACCGGGTCTATTTCGGCTCGGGTTCCTACGGCGTCGAGGCCGCCTCGCGGCGCTATTTCGGAAAGTCCGCGCGCGACGTTTCGCTCTCCGAGGCCGCGCTGCTCGCCGGGTTGCTGAAAGCGCCGTCGCGGCTGTCGCCGGCGCGCGACCCCAAGGCGGCCGAGAACCGCGCCCAGATCGTCCTCGCCGCCATGCGCGACCAGGGCATGATCGGCGACAGCCAGCTCGCCGCCGCGATCTCGACCCCGGCCGTGCGCGCCGCCGCCTACTGGACCGGCTCCGAGCACTACCTCGCCGACCGGGTGATGGAGGAGCTGCCGCAGCTGATCGGCGAGGTGCGGTCCGACCTCGTGGTCGAGACCACGGTCGACCTCGTGCTCCAGACCTTCGCCGAGGCCTCGATCCGCCGGCTGATCGACGCCGAGGGCAAGAAGCACAATGTCAGCCAGGGCGCGCTCGTCTCCATCGACGCGTCTGGCGCGGTGCGCGCCATGGTCGGCGGCTACGACTACGCCACCAGCCAGTTCGACCGCGCCTCCGAGGCGCGCCGCCAGCCCGGCTCGGCCTTCAAGCCGTTCGTGTTCATGGCGGCGATGGAGAACGGCATGTCGCCCGACACGGTGCTGAACGACGCGCCGATCAAGATCGGCAAATGGGCGCCGAAGAACTACAACGACAAATATTACGGCCGCGTCTCGCTGACGACGGCGCTGGCGCGTTCGCTGAACTCGGTCGCGGTGCAGCTGGCGCAGGCGGTCGGGCCGGCGGCGATCGTCGAGACGGCGTGGCGCATGGGCATCGAATCGAACCTCGAGCCCAACCTTTCCATCGCCCTCGGCACGTCCGAGGTGACGCCGCTCGAGCTGACCGCCGCCTATGTGCCCTTCGCCAATGGCGGCTTCCGCCCCGACATCCATTTCGTCAAGCGCATCCGCAATGTGAAGGGCGAGGTGCTCTACGAGCATCGCGGCGCGTCCGGCCCGCGCATCGCGCGCCCCGAAGTGATCGGCGCCATGAACACGATGATGGCGCAGACGATCTCGGACGGCACCGCCCGGCGCGCCGCCTTCGGCTGGCCCGCCGCCGGCAAGACCGGCACCTCGCAGAACGCGCGCGACGCCTGGTTCGTCGGCTACACCGCGAATTTAACCACCGGCGTCTGGTTCGGCAACGACAACGGCGCGCCGACCAAGAACATCACCGGCGGCTCGCTGCCCGCCGCCGCCTGGAACGAGTTCATGGCCGCCGCCCATGAGGGCGTGCCGGTGGCGGCGCTGCCCGGCGGCTGGAGCAGCGGCGGGAACCAGGGCCTCATCGGCCGGATCGGCGACATCCTGCGCAACGAGCCGAACGAGACCGCGGCCGCCCCGCAGGCATCCGCCCCCCGGCCTGTGCCGCAGGCGGCAACCGCCCGCCCGTCCGCGCCGCAGGCAGCGCCCCAAGCCGCTCCGCCGGCCCCGCCCGCGCCTGTCGGGGATCGCACCGCTTCGATCCGGCGGCCCGTCCCGAAAGCCGACGTCGGACCCGCGACGCAACGGCCCGAACGGCAGCCCGGCTCGATCATGGACATCATTCTCGGCAACTGA
- a CDS encoding PAS domain S-box protein has translation MTTKDDLHLLAFEHAPVGLVVTESRVIRACNPRFAEMFGYEVKELEDRSFAILYPSFEEFVRIRDVGVEPLRKNNRYSDERIMARKDGSLFWCRVRGHSLTRDDDPLRRAVWSFADLSQTRPILDLSTRERQIVMHLGEGRTSKEIGRMLSISPRTVEAYRARLLKKCGASNVAELLSHLSSMPG, from the coding sequence ATGACGACCAAAGACGATCTTCACCTTCTCGCCTTCGAACATGCGCCCGTCGGTCTCGTCGTGACCGAAAGCCGGGTCATCCGCGCCTGCAATCCGCGCTTCGCCGAGATGTTCGGCTACGAGGTCAAGGAGCTGGAGGACCGGTCCTTCGCCATCCTCTACCCGTCCTTCGAGGAGTTCGTGCGCATCCGCGACGTCGGCGTCGAACCGCTCAGGAAGAACAACCGCTATTCCGACGAGCGCATCATGGCGCGCAAGGACGGGTCGCTGTTCTGGTGCCGGGTGCGCGGCCACTCGCTGACCCGCGACGACGACCCGCTGCGCCGGGCGGTGTGGAGCTTCGCCGACCTGTCGCAGACGCGCCCCATTCTCGACCTCTCGACCCGCGAGCGCCAGATCGTCATGCATCTCGGCGAAGGCCGCACCTCGAAGGAGATCGGCCGCATGCTGTCGATCTCGCCGCGCACCGTCGAGGCCTACCGGGCGCGGCTGCTCAAGAAATGCGGCGCATCGAACGTCGCCGAGCTCCTGTCGCACCTGTCGTCGATGCCGGGCTGA
- a CDS encoding substrate-binding domain-containing protein, giving the protein MKKLFAALAVATALMGMPAKAEDGPVKIALLHGLSGSPLEAYSKQTHAGFELGLEYATNGTLEVKGRKIEVIKKDTQFKPDVARALLAEAYGDDDALIAVGDTSSGVALALLPVAEEYEKILLVEPAVADSLTGPDSNRYVFKTSRNSSMDMQAQAIALKPDANLYVATLAQDYAFGRDGIAAFKAALDGTGANVVAEEYVPQQTTDFTATIERLFNALRDKPGRKVIFMNVAGIDAMTPLAAADPGRYDIELSSGGNILPALVGYKQVPGMEGAMYYYYEAPKNPVNDWLVAEHTKRFNAPPDFFTAGGMASAMAIVAALEKAEGWDTESLITAMEGMTFDTPKGPMTFRPEDHQALQSMYHFKIKVEDGVDWAIPELVREIKPEEMNIPVGRNNQE; this is encoded by the coding sequence ATGAAAAAGCTGTTCGCCGCGCTCGCCGTGGCCACCGCGCTTATGGGCATGCCTGCGAAGGCTGAGGACGGCCCGGTGAAGATCGCCCTGCTGCACGGCCTTTCCGGCTCGCCGCTGGAGGCCTATTCCAAGCAGACCCATGCCGGCTTCGAGCTCGGCCTCGAATACGCCACCAATGGCACGCTCGAGGTCAAGGGCCGCAAGATCGAAGTCATCAAGAAGGACACGCAGTTCAAGCCCGACGTGGCGCGCGCCCTGCTCGCCGAGGCCTATGGCGACGACGACGCGCTGATCGCCGTCGGCGACACCTCGTCGGGCGTCGCGCTGGCGCTGCTGCCGGTCGCCGAGGAGTACGAGAAGATCCTGCTGGTCGAGCCGGCCGTCGCCGACAGCCTGACCGGGCCGGATTCCAACCGCTACGTCTTCAAGACCTCGCGCAACTCGTCGATGGACATGCAGGCGCAGGCCATCGCGCTGAAGCCCGACGCCAACCTCTATGTCGCGACGCTGGCGCAGGACTACGCCTTCGGCCGCGACGGCATCGCCGCCTTCAAGGCCGCGCTCGACGGCACCGGCGCCAATGTCGTGGCCGAGGAATACGTGCCGCAGCAGACCACCGACTTCACCGCCACCATCGAGCGGCTGTTCAACGCGCTGCGCGACAAGCCGGGCCGCAAGGTGATCTTCATGAATGTCGCCGGCATCGACGCCATGACGCCGCTCGCCGCCGCCGATCCCGGCCGCTACGACATCGAGCTGTCCTCCGGCGGCAACATCCTGCCCGCGCTCGTCGGCTACAAGCAGGTGCCGGGCATGGAAGGCGCGATGTACTACTATTACGAAGCGCCGAAGAACCCGGTCAACGACTGGCTGGTGGCCGAGCACACGAAGCGATTCAACGCCCCGCCCGACTTCTTCACCGCCGGCGGCATGGCCTCGGCCATGGCCATCGTCGCGGCGCTGGAAAAGGCGGAAGGCTGGGACACCGAAAGCCTGATCACGGCGATGGAGGGCATGACCTTCGACACGCCCAAGGGCCCGATGACCTTCCGGCCCGAGGACCATCAGGCGCTCCAGTCGATGTACCACTTCAAGATCAAGGTCGAGGACGGCGTCGACTGGGCCATCCCCGAGCTGGTGCGCGAGATCAAGCCGGAGGAGATGAACATCCCCGTCGGCAGGAACAACCAGGAATAA
- a CDS encoding ABC transporter ATP-binding protein — MSTPSIRTENLTIRFGGHAAVDNVTCAFRPGELTVIVGPNGAGKTTWFNLVSGQLKPTEGRIFKGETEITALSPSARARLGIGRAFQLTNLFPKLSVLENVRLAVQARAGQGGRILTRASALTEIRDKAQSFVDATRLSAVARFPAAALPHGDQRKLEVAMLAAMEPDVFMFDEPTAGMSADEAPAILELIAEIKKDTGKTILLVEHKMDVVRALADRIVVLHNGALIADGKPAEVMALPIVRDIYLGIGAEEVA, encoded by the coding sequence GTGTCCACCCCGTCCATCCGCACCGAGAACCTGACGATCCGCTTCGGCGGCCATGCCGCCGTCGACAACGTCACCTGCGCCTTCCGGCCGGGGGAGTTGACGGTTATCGTCGGGCCGAACGGGGCGGGCAAGACCACCTGGTTCAACCTCGTTTCCGGCCAGCTCAAGCCGACGGAAGGGCGCATCTTCAAGGGCGAGACCGAGATCACCGCGCTCTCGCCCTCCGCCCGCGCCCGGCTCGGTATCGGCCGCGCCTTCCAGCTGACCAACCTGTTCCCCAAGCTCTCCGTGCTGGAGAATGTGCGCCTTGCGGTGCAGGCGCGGGCAGGGCAGGGTGGACGCATCCTGACACGTGCCTCCGCCTTGACCGAAATCCGCGACAAGGCGCAAAGCTTCGTCGATGCGACCCGGCTTTCCGCCGTCGCGCGCTTTCCGGCCGCTGCGCTGCCGCATGGGGACCAGCGCAAGCTCGAGGTGGCGATGCTGGCGGCTATGGAGCCGGACGTGTTCATGTTCGACGAGCCGACCGCCGGCATGTCCGCCGACGAGGCCCCGGCGATCCTCGAGCTGATCGCCGAGATCAAGAAGGACACGGGCAAGACGATCCTGCTGGTCGAGCACAAGATGGACGTGGTGCGGGCGCTCGCCGACCGCATCGTGGTGCTGCACAACGGCGCGCTGATCGCCGACGGCAAGCCCGCCGAGGTGATGGCGCTGCCCATCGTGCGCGACATCTACCTCGGCATCGGCGCGGAGGAGGTTGCATGA
- a CDS encoding ABC transporter ATP-binding protein, whose protein sequence is MREAILRLDDVCTDIAQYHILHGVSLDVPEGGVHVLLGRNGAGKTTTLRTIMGLWRARKGAIVFRHHDITALSTPDIARLGVAFVPENMGIFGGLTVEENMRLAASGGRFDDQRLQRILSLFPAMEKFWRNQAHALSGGQKQMLAISRAIIEKRDLILIDEPTKGLAPAIIRAMIDAFREISRETTILLVEQNFHFARALGQTVAVIDDGRVVHRGSMADLAADEALQNEFLSLSMEAH, encoded by the coding sequence ATGAGGGAAGCGATCCTGCGCCTCGACGATGTCTGCACCGACATCGCGCAGTACCACATCCTCCACGGCGTCTCGCTCGACGTGCCGGAGGGGGGCGTCCATGTGCTGCTTGGCCGCAACGGCGCCGGCAAGACCACGACCTTGCGCACCATCATGGGCCTGTGGCGGGCTAGGAAAGGCGCGATCGTCTTCCGCCACCACGACATCACCGCGCTGTCGACGCCTGACATCGCCCGGCTCGGCGTCGCCTTCGTGCCGGAGAACATGGGCATCTTCGGCGGGCTGACGGTCGAGGAGAACATGCGCCTCGCCGCCTCGGGCGGCCGCTTCGACGATCAGCGGCTCCAGCGCATCCTTTCCCTGTTCCCGGCGATGGAAAAATTCTGGCGCAACCAGGCGCACGCGCTGTCCGGCGGCCAGAAGCAGATGCTGGCCATCTCGCGCGCCATCATCGAGAAGCGCGACCTGATCCTGATCGACGAGCCGACCAAGGGGCTCGCTCCCGCGATCATCCGCGCCATGATCGACGCCTTCCGCGAGATATCGCGCGAGACGACCATCCTGCTGGTCGAGCAGAATTTCCACTTCGCCCGCGCGCTCGGCCAAACGGTCGCGGTGATCGACGACGGCCGCGTCGTCCATCGCGGCTCGATGGCCGATCTCGCCGCCGACGAGGCGTTGCAGAATGAGTTCCTCAGCCTGTCGATGGAGGCGCATTGA